cacacacacacacacacacacacacacacaccccagactAGATACTTGGAAGAAGAGGTCTGGGTTCTGGTGGATCTCCACTGTGAACTTACTCTTCAGGAACCATGTCCTCGTGTCCCCCGCATTGTGGGCAGTACTGTGCAGCCAGTGAGAACTATGAGGGGACTTGGAAGTGAATATCAAAAGCAGCATAGTAATGTGGGTGGTGGATTAATGGCAAATGAACAGGGATGGCTTTTTAAGGACCAGTAAGGTGAATTGCAAAACTTAAAACTAGCACATAAGGATGCCTTGTGcagagtttctatttttttttaagatttttatttttttatgacacagagaaagagagaggcagagggagaagcaggctccatgcagggagcccgatgtgggagtcaatctggagactccaggatcgtgccctgagtcgaaggcagacgctcaaccattgagccacccaggcatgcctgtGCAGGGTTTTAAATCTAGGAATTAGACCTACCCATATACTGCATAGCAACTATGTTTTCCCATATTTTTCTATGGGAAAGAAAGGTTTTAGCAGAAAGGCTAAAGGAGCATCTCTGATGAGTAGCTTGTGAGGTCGTAGAAGAATCAGTGAAGGGCTGCCATTGGTCTGGCAGTGAACCCACCCCCAAAGCAGGCTCCACCTGAAGGGTTGGTACTGCTCAACAACAGGGTCATGAGGCCTGATAGTTGCCAGGTCCTTGGCCCCTTGGCATTCACCCTTAAGTAGACGATCCCTGATACAAATCATTCATAGGACTTGTTGCTCAGGGAAATGAGTGGGGCCTCATTCCTATTACTGTGCATACAAGTCTGTGCCTTTAATATGGCCTTTTTAGGTCTCGTCAGTTAACATCCCAATCAGGCAGTTAACAGTCTCGTCAGTTAACATCCCAATCAGGCAGGTTCCTTATTCTTTCAACACAACCCTGTACTTGTTGTCTGGGTTGCCCTCTTCTATGCTTTCTTATTTTGTCTGTTGAAATCCTCTCAAGCCAAACCTGTGGGACTGTGGAATCTGGGTACCTTCTTGGATTTCCTCCATGTCTAAAGTGGAGGAATTAGTACTTCTCTAATTTGAACTGAAATATATGGAAGAAAATCTTCCCAACAAGGCTTAAGTCTTTCTGAATTCCCTAGAGCCTGGTTTTTGCTCttggtaagtgctcagtaaatggttaGGATAAGTAAATGGCTTTGGGAGTAGGGGGAAACACAAAGGAACCTAAAATCCTtggcccccttctccctctgattcaggtccctctgatttttcccccccCACTAAATATTTATCTTATTGTCAGTTCAGCTCTATAAGGCTCTTTTTCAGCCAACCCCGTGCCTTCCTCCTCCCAAGAAATCGTGAACACTTGAGGATTGCACTACCCTTTATTCTAGGATGGAAGGTATCCTAAGTCACATCCTGGTTCCCATTTATCAAGGCTCCCAGCCCCTCTCAGTAGGAATAAGCATGTTCAAGGAGGCTCACTGGGCAGGCGGCCAAGGTCCCTTTCAAGGGGATACACCATAAAGATGACATTgtcccagggagggagggcagggtgaTCTGGTCTGACCAACTCAAACCCCATGTAGCTGAAAGCCCGTAGCAGGGCACctgtgaaaagagaagaaaattagaacACTTTTGAGGCTCCATACAATGATTCCCCTAGATTTGGCTGCTTTCACGAATGAGGGAGTGGCTGGGGGGAAGCCATGTAGTATAGGCATTAGGGTGATGTGGTATGGACTAGCAGACCTAGACTCCAGCTGTGGCTCTAACATTTACTTAGCTTTGTGACATTCTATAAGTTAACCTTCCTAAactccagttttctcatttgtaagatggGGGTCATAGAACCTTCCTCACAGAACTTTAAGCCGATGTTTATGAAGCCCAACATGATGTTGTAAGCTCCTGACCATCTACTGTCTTAATGACCAACAGAGTATGAGGGAATAGGTCATAGTTTCTGTAACATGTGCTCCAAGCATCTGGTTAAATACATTCCTACCCTCCTAGCCCTATGCCTCACACTGTCCATGTTTAACATGGTTGAGGTCCCTTCTATCTCACCAGTTACATGCCTGAATGGTTCTCTGTTAATTTCCCCactgttgggatgcctggatggctcagcgctttagcatctgcctttggcccagggtgtgatcttggagtcccaggatcgagtcccgcatcaggcttcctgcatggagcctgcttctccctctgcctatgtctctgcctgcctctctctctctctcatgaataaataaaatcttaaaaaaaaaaaaaatcaccactgcTGCTTCAGTCTGGCTTCTGACCTCTACCTGCAGGGCCTTCCTCATAATCCCAGTGTAATTTGAATACACAAAAGTGCTAGGTGCCTtcatttggggggtggggggcagtttAAATCCCTGAACTGCCTCTTAAAGAGTGAGGAGAAAAGGGTCCTCTACAAAGGAAAAGTTGCTGTCAACTGCTTCAGCACCACAGGCCAGGAAGGACAGCCCATCCCCACCTCTGTCATTCCGGTTGTTTTGGAAGTTTACAAACACGGAGTCCACATTGGTCTTCTCCTCCACATACTCCAGTGTTGCAGTCAAACTAGAGGCCAGAGGGAAGAATTACAGTGTTTAGTGAACTAAAAATCCAGACCCTTACTTGGAGTAGAAGAAATCTTATTGCTCAATGTTTTTTGACCTAAGCCAGGAAGTGAAAGTTGATGAacttgcattgattttttttctctgaaagccAAGGATTGCACACAATAGAACTGACACCCATGCCCTGCAAGGGGCCTGAGGAGAAGAAACTGCTCTATAAAGATAAACAGAAGGCGCGCATCCTATTATTCAACTATTTATGGATCCTCACTTCTGTGTTTCTGAATCTGAGTCCAGCAGCCTCCTGTGGGCTGTTATTCCTGGAAGTCCAGATTCTCGCTTGGCTCACAGGCTTGTCTGCACACCACTTCAGTGGTATGAAAGTATCAACCCTCATAGGTTAGCCTACCCACTACCTGATTATGACATAAAAGGAAACCTGGgaagcccgggtggttcagcggtttagtgccgccttcagcccagggtgtgatcctggagacctgggatctagtcccacgtcgggttccctgcacgcagcctgcttctccctctgcctatgtctctgcctctttctgtctctcatgaataaatcttaaaagaaaaaaaaaaaacctcctgcctcttcctctctcaccctCCTTCCCTGCTTTCCCTTCTGGGCTTAGTCACCTTTCCCGGTTGCCTTGATCCAAGGCCCGATATGGAATATCCAGGAAGAGTCGATGGTCACAGAGAAGACCGTGCCAATGGGTAGAGGTCTGGGGGGTGAGGCGGAAATGGAAGTCTAACTGCACTGGGTCCTGGTGGAGCAGAGGGTCAGTAGCCAGCACCGTCAGCTTCCcagcctggaaaagaaaaaagtaatagttTCCTATGCTCATCTCAAATCGCAGGCCAATTTGTGTCTGAGAAAGCAAATtggcctgcagggagcctgggagaaCTGGAGCCAAAGTCTTATTCTATCCCGTAATCCTAGGACCTAATTCTCTATGGTAGAGCTTTTCTTGATATCAAACAATCTAGAAAGGAGTCAGTGCAGTTGCAGTACCGCTGCCTGCTTACCTCACCTGAGGGATGCACCAACCCTTCAGAAACTTAAATCCGTTTATTCCTTAAGCAACATTGTGTCATTTGTTTACTGTCTCACTGATAATGCTCTTCCGCTTTTTTCCGTTATAGGGGTTTTCTCTGAATTCTATTTCTCATTTAAAGTGCAGAGGTCACCCACAGGCATGTTACTGCAGTGTGATACAGGGGCAAGTTGAGTTCTGGGTTCTAGTTCCTGCTTAGCATCTAAGCAACTTTATGTCCCAGAAGTCTGGTCTGCTCTTTGTTCCCACTTCCTCTTTTCCCATTCTGCTTTTTGccaccagctctgtgaccttgattTAATATCTCTGGGTCAGAATCCTTGTTTCTAAAGCAAGTAGCTATTATACATGAGTTCCAAGATCTACAATTTTCCAACTAGCTAATGCCCCTTCTTCACAAGGTACTATTAACATTACGCCAGGGGCTTCCCCAGCACGGCATCAGTGCACAGTCCACTTACCGAGTATAATTCTTTAAACTGGTTGTGATCACCCTGCTCAGTGCTTCTGACCACCTGAAGGCCTGCTAGGGACTCAGGAGCACTGAAGGCAGGAACGGGGCCGGAGTGTCAAGTCCTCCCGTTCCTTATAAGTGATGCTGGTTGGAAAAAGAGCCCCAAGTTAGTTCCCTCTGCATCTGAGAAGAGAGGATCATAACTTCCAGGTACATAGGACTAGGATCTGGCACTGTCTTCTGTATCTTCTGTGAACCAGCCTGTTTCCATTCTCCCAGGCCAGCCAGatggaataattttaaagttcCATGCCAGCCTTCTATCCTATTTTGCTATTATCTCTTGCCACTTGGAAATTTCCtgcaaattcttttatttttcctgacagTTTACATAAACAACTATAAGTAGAGATGAAAATAAGTACCTTTTATAACAAGGCAGCATCTTCTCCCGGAGGGTGATCCGGTATTTGTAGCAGTAAAGGTAATAGGCGTATGGTGACCAGATCGGGTAGAGGTAGTTCCGTGTTTTTCCCCTCTTGATATAAgaaagggagaaggcagaggggcGTGACCTGTAACAAGGCAGTTTCTCAGTTCAGTGCCTCCCTGCGGCAAAGTGAGGTTCAGAAATGGGTGGCAGAGGTTCAGGCAACCTGGTGTCATTGTGACCCAGTGGGCACTATGACATGGGCAAGGAGTCAGCCCTTATGTCGCTTCAGGGCTCCACTCTGCTGCTCCCCTACCCCACCCAACCCCCTTAACTAAGGCTCCTGTTCATCTAGTATGTATTTCATGGCTGTACTGCCATTAAAATACTTTACTTTCTGTACTGATTGTAAACAGCCCTGCCTGAGCACTTGTCAAGGGCACCCAACCTGGCCCCTTATTCTGGCatatgcatgcacgtgtgtgcgcACTATCGagcaacacacacatacaccatccCACTTTAGCAACTAAATGGTTCGTGTCTGACACTAGATTTCCAAGGCCCTGATCCAACGTCTGATCTGATATGTTGGTTCCCAGTTCCTatcaatttgatatttttattaccatCCCTACCTTTAATAATCCAGGGGTGCTACACATCGTTGAATTATTTCATTGCCTTGTAAGGTAAGAATTGCAAACTAAAAGCCTCCAGGAACCAGGACAGCTAATGAAAAttagtagagggatccctgggtggcacagcggtttggcgcctgcctttggcccagggcgcaatcctggagactcgggatcgaatcccacgtcgggctcccggtgcatggagcctgcttctccctctgcctgtgtctctgcctctctctctctctgtgtgcgtgtgtgactatcataaataaataaaaattaaaaaaaaagaaaaaaaaattagtagagcTCCTGGGTGGGGCTGTAGCAAAAGGGAAAGCTCATACCCTAAAAGAAGCTGACAACTCAGCTCCAACCAGTTGAAGAAATACACTCCGTGGTCCCAGTTTGTATGATTTTCAACATAAAATGGAAAGTTAAATTCCTCAAATTTTTTCACTAGTGGCTATTAACTCAAAtcgatgaagaaaaaaaaagccaacatttGTGAGCAAAATTTGATTCTGTGGTCACCAGTTTGAGGCCTCTgcatattcattcatccattcaacataTATTGAGGGCCCACTGAAAGCCAGACAGTATTCCAGGTGATCAGGATACaccagtaaacaaaacaaagatccctGTTTAATGGaacttagcttctttttttttttttttttttatgatagtcacacacacacagagagaggcagagacataggcagaaggagaagcaggctccatgcacccggagcccgatgtgggattcgatcccgggtctccaggatcgcaccctgggccaaaggcaggcgccaaaccgctgcgccacccagggattcccctggaACTTAGCTTCTAACAGAAGACAGGGGCATCTGGAtgacttagtcagttaaacacccaactcttgattttggctcaggtcatgtagcatggggctccctgctcagtgggaagtctgtctccctctccctctccctgcttacatgctctatttttttttttttacatgctctctttaataagtaaatctttaactGTAGAAGATTGTAGAAGACAATCAAACTTCTTAATTGTAGAAGACAATAAAATTTAGTATGTTAGGTGATAAGTGCTGTGGAGAAAAGAGCAGGATAAAGGAAGATCAGGAGTGTGAAGGGGTGGGGCAGGCTAGAGAAATAAATTGGGTGATCCAAAGAGGCCTCATTGAAAAGGTGATGTTTAGTCAAAAGCTTAAAGGCTTAAAGGAGGTGAGGGAGTTTAGCCAAGCCAACatctgggggaagagcattccatTCCTAAACTACAGCCAGTGCAAAAGTCCTGAGAAGAAAATGGCTGAGGTTTTCAAGAAATAGGCCATAGTGTAAGCTTTGAGAAAAGCAGGAGATGAAGTCAGCTAATGGGCCAGATTAGGGAGGCCTTGTAAATGACTACGTAGCCCTTTTCTTTTACTGTAGGAGGGAAGTCACTGCAAAGTTTTGGGTAGAGGGATGACATGACCTGATGTAtgttggattttttgttttgttttgtttttttaaagatcctgaCTGTTGTGTTGTAAATAAACTGTAGAACACTAATGCAGATTTGCCAAGAGTCTCCTGCAGTTATCCAGGAGAAAGACAGTGTCTCATTCCAGGCTAAAGCATTGGAAGTGGTGGGAAGTGGTTGGATTCTGGAAATAGTTTAAAGATAGAACCCCCAGAATTTCCTGGAGTCTGAGAACTGAAAGAATAGTTTCCATCACTGAGATGGGAAGGCTGCAGGTGAGGCAGTTTGAGGCGGGGTGTAGAGATGGGTTTAGTTTGAAGCATGTTAACTTTAAATTGTCCATTagagggacgcccaggtggctcagcggttgcatgtctgccttcggctgagggcgtgatcgagtcccacgtcggtctccctgcatggagcctgcttctccctctgcctgtgtctgtgtgtgtgtgtgtcatgaataaataaatacaatcttaaaaaaaaaaaatctaaaggaaaagTGAGAGAGGAGCTCCGGGAAAGGAGCTCGCGGCCTCAGCTTCCCGGGCTCCCAGACGGGCCGTGAGGCTCAGGTCCCGTAGCTCCGGTctgtcccgccccgccccgccccgccccggcttCCGCCCGGGAGACGCGGCCTCACGCCGCCGGGGCAGCGCCGTGGCCTGTCGTGCGCCTGCGCCGGGAACATGGCGGCCGCCGCAGGGCGGTCGCTTCTGCGCGGAGCGCTGCGTGGGCTGCTGCTCCCGAGACTCGCGGGGGCCGCCCCCGGCCCAGAGCGCGACTTCAGCCTCTCTCACAGCCGGGTGAGGGCCAGCTCTGAGCGGGGGGCGGGTCCTCCCCTTGCGGGAATTTGTTCTGGGGGTGGCGGGCGGCCCCTGGGAGCCCTGTGCTGGCGGGCCGAGGCCGGCAGCGGCGCCCCGGGAGACTCGCTCACCCCCGCTCCCCCGCTGCCAGGGCACGGTCATCGTGGAGCGCTGGTGGCAGGTGCCGCTGGCCGGAGAGGGCCGGAAGCCGCGCCTGCACCGGCGACACCGGGTCTACAGGCTGGTAGAAGACACGAAGCACGGGCCCAGGGGCAGCCTGGAGCTCATTCTCACGCGGTCGGTGGAAGGTAAGGCCCGCCGCACACTCCTGCCCGAGGCTGGCTCCTTAGCTGCTCTTCGCCCTTTCTCTGCTTGTAAAAACGACCTGCTCCGTATTTGAGAAGCAGCAGCCATAAAAGGTACTGTGGTCGTGCCATTGCCTTCCTGCATCGAACAAGGAACACGAATGCAGCAACGTCAGGAGGCCGAAGGGCATGTGCTACAGCCACTGAAGCCTATGAGGAAACGGCTCTTCTTTGCAAAGGGAGTTAGAAGTCTTTTAAGTGTTGTTCTTAGTGactattaacattttttgtaGGAGGAATAAGCTCCATGAGAGAATAAGAGATGTGCCTTTCTTTGATCATCTCCTTAGGTCCTCCTAAATGCAATGTCTGATGTTCTCCTTGTCAGGACTTGGAGTCCGGGGTGACCTGGTCTCAGTGAAGAAATCTTTGGGCCGGAATCGACTACTACCTCAAGGTCTGGCTGTATATGCATCCCCTGAAAACAAGAAACTGTTTGAGGAGGAGAAATTGGTGAGCacaaaggaaggcagagggacttggaggaataaaatcttaaaatttcttctagcaacttcctttcctttgctatctaacttaaaaatgaagtggGGATTAGAAGAACAGGAATCCAGAAACCTGGCCTATGTCCAGCATAGTAAGAGTTCGATATTTATCAtggactcatttttctttttcttttttttatctttaatttccttttccagctaagacaagaaggaaaattagagaaaatacaGACCAGGAGAGGTGAGATGGTGAGTAAAAACATAGAAAGTTGTTACTTATTTGTCACCTAAGGAATTACCAATTTCTTCCTGAGGCTCCTTGATTTCCTTGAAATCTCCTGATTGCAgacacaaatgttggagaaaggggaaatgtTTGGCTGCCATAACTGGTATTGACACCTCCTGGGAGGTCCTTACTCGTTGGATGAAGTGCCCTAGCTTATTGAGGAAGGCGCCAGCCCAGTACCAGGGGATCCATGGAAGAGTATGAGATGAGGGCTCTGCCTCCCGTGGGTATTTTCAGACAAGTGGCAGAGAACAGAGACACGTGAGAAAGTGATCAGTAACCTCAAGGCAGTATAAGAATGATGCGGACCAAAAAGGATTAGGGTGATTAGAGAGGGCTTTTTTTCAGATGGGATTGAATTGGCCCTTCTGGGTTTAGTAGGCTTTCTATCTAGGAGGATAGAAAAGATATAAaggtatttgtttcttttaagattttatttatttattcatgagagacacagagagagagaggcagggacaggcagagggagaatcaggctccatgcagggagcccaatttgggacttgatcccaggaccccggaatcatgccttaggccaagggcagacactcatccactgagccacccaggcatccccaggcaTATTTTTAACAAACATCTTGTAGCAAAAGCAGAGGACTTACACAGGgtaatattataaaacatatggCTTACTTCATTCTGTAAACAGGGAGAAATTGTTAATGGGGTAGTGGTAGGATTGAAGGGCCAGAAGTACTGAGTTAATATGGtctgtgaggggatccctgggtggctcagtggtttagccttcagccagggcgttatcctggagtcccaggatcaagtcccacatcaggctccctgcatagagcctgcttctccctctgcctgtgtctctgcctttctctctgtgtgtgtctgtcatgaataagtaaataaaatctttttatatatatatatatatatataatctgtgaaAGTCATTctagcctggggcacctgggtggttcagtctagTTAAacatcgactcttgatttcggctcaggtcatgatctcagggttgtgagactgagcccagcgTTGGGCTCTgtattgagtgtggagcctccttaagattctctctccttctgccccctccccactcatacactctcttaaaaaaaaaaaaaaaaaaagaagaagaagaagaaagtcaaTCTGTCCTGAGATATACCACTGATCCCCATTGACAAGTCTAACTTtaggggttttttggggggtttttttctaaaattttatttatttattcataaaagatgcagagagacaggcagagacataagcaaagggagaagcaggctcccagtggggagccttatatgggactcaatcctgggaccccaggatcatgacctgagccaaaggcagatgctcaaactgcagagccacccaggtgccccgataagTCTAACTTTGACATGGCCTATTTCTCCTTGCTTAGGAACAACCAGGTATAACGGGGGAACAACCTTCCCCTCTGTAGTATCACTAAAACATCTTTCTACAAAATCACCCCTGAGACAATAAGAATGTTCTGTCTTTCCCTTTCATCTTCTCTCCTATATGCTTGTGAGGCAGAAATTGTGCCATTTCCTGAACTCAGACCTTGTGCCTCTTG
This region of Vulpes vulpes isolate BD-2025 chromosome 8, VulVul3, whole genome shotgun sequence genomic DNA includes:
- the OAZ3 gene encoding LOW QUALITY PROTEIN: ornithine decarboxylase antizyme 3 (The sequence of the model RefSeq protein was modified relative to this genomic sequence to represent the inferred CDS: deleted 1 base in 1 codon): MCSTPGLLKKLPCYRSRPSAFSLSYIKRGKTRNYLYPIWSPYAYYLYCYKYRITLREKMLPCYKSITYKEREDLTLRPRSCLQCSESLAGLQVVRSTEQGDHNQFKELYSAGKLTVLATDPLLHQDPVQLDFHFRLTPQTSTHWHGLLCDHRLFLDIPYRALDQGNRESLTATLEYVEEKTNVDSVFVNFQNNRNDRGALLRAFSYMGFELVRPDHPALPPWDNVIFMVYPLERDLGRLPSEPP
- the MRPL9 gene encoding large ribosomal subunit protein bL9m isoform X2 → MAAAAGRSLLRGALRGLLLPRLAGAAPGPERDFSLSHSRGTVIVERWWQVPLAGEGRKPRLHRRHRVYRLVEDTKHGPRGSLELILTRSVEGLGVRGDLVSVKKSLGRNRLLPQGLAVYASPENKKLFEEEKLLRQEGKLEKIQTRRGEMTVKFLRSCHLEVGMRNNIKWELNPEIVARHFFKNDFLCHYPWRSLPSHRISQAWCCGRPTCIKVTRRAHHTVGRVLV
- the MRPL9 gene encoding large ribosomal subunit protein bL9m isoform X1; this encodes MAAAAGRSLLRGALRGLLLPRLAGAAPGPERDFSLSHSRGTVIVERWWQVPLAGEGRKPRLHRRHRVYRLVEDTKHGPRGSLELILTRSVEGLGVRGDLVSVKKSLGRNRLLPQGLAVYASPENKKLFEEEKLLRQEGKLEKIQTRRGEMTVKFLRSCHLEVGMRNNIKWELNPEIVARHFFKNLGVVVAPHALKLPEEPITRWGEYWCEVTVNGLDTVRVPMSVVNFERPKTKRYKYWLAQQAAKGMAPTNSQTI